In a genomic window of Aeromicrobium panaciterrae:
- a CDS encoding CAP domain-containing protein, translating into MKIQTVVTSAALAVSLLVALPSPVTATTEPTASDVYEAAVITYTNRHRVNHDRVKLRSRECVERYAESWAAWMAANQTMKHQSMTKILNDCDLKLVGENIAYGYSSGKSVVSAWMNSTGHRRNILKSGYRQIGVGAVQDKDGRWWVSQVFGTRR; encoded by the coding sequence ATGAAGATCCAAACGGTCGTGACGAGCGCGGCACTTGCCGTGTCGCTGCTCGTCGCGCTGCCCAGTCCGGTCACCGCGACCACCGAACCGACGGCTTCGGACGTCTACGAGGCTGCAGTGATCACGTACACGAACAGACACCGGGTGAATCACGACCGCGTGAAGCTGAGGTCGCGAGAGTGCGTCGAACGCTATGCCGAATCCTGGGCTGCATGGATGGCGGCAAACCAGACCATGAAGCACCAGAGCATGACCAAGATCCTCAACGATTGCGACCTCAAGCTGGTCGGCGAGAACATCGCGTACGGCTACTCGTCTGGCAAGTCCGTGGTCTCTGCATGGATGAATTCGACCGGTCACCGACGGAACATCCTGAAGTCCGGATATCGGCAGATCGGCGTGGGCGCGGTCCAGGATAAAGACGGCCGATGGTGGGTCTCGCAGGTCTTCGGTACGCGGAGATAG
- a CDS encoding DUF1304 domain-containing protein: MTAIALVAASIAALLHLLFFKLESIDWKKPKTWKTFGLESQTDADTTASLAYNQGFYNLFLAIGAGTGVKIIAFSDSHDSIGWTLIVFACGSMLAASLVLLSTGKSYARAAAIQGVPALVAVVAALVAAN; this comes from the coding sequence ATGACCGCTATCGCGCTTGTCGCCGCCAGCATCGCCGCCCTGCTGCATTTGTTGTTTTTCAAGCTGGAGTCGATTGACTGGAAGAAGCCCAAGACGTGGAAGACATTCGGGCTTGAATCGCAAACAGATGCCGACACCACGGCGTCGCTGGCGTACAACCAGGGCTTCTACAACCTGTTCCTGGCGATCGGTGCCGGAACAGGCGTCAAGATCATCGCGTTCTCCGACAGCCACGACTCAATCGGCTGGACGCTCATCGTGTTCGCGTGCGGCAGCATGCTCGCCGCGTCACTCGTGCTGCTGTCGACCGGCAAGTCGTACGCCCGCGCCGCAGCAATTCAGGGCGTACCGGCGCTCGTTGCAGTCGTTGCTGCACTCGTCGCGGCCAACTAG
- a CDS encoding cold-shock protein, with amino-acid sequence MATGTVKWFNADKGFGFIAPDDGSEDVFAHFSAIQSSGYRSLNENQKVEFDVEQGQKGLQAANIRPL; translated from the coding sequence ATGGCAACAGGAACCGTGAAGTGGTTCAACGCTGACAAGGGCTTTGGATTCATTGCCCCCGACGACGGCAGCGAAGACGTATTCGCGCACTTCAGCGCGATTCAGTCGAGCGGCTACCGCTCGCTGAACGAGAACCAGAAGGTCGAATTCGACGTCGAGCAGGGCCAGAAGGGCCTGCAGGCAGCGAACATCCGTCCTCTCTGA
- a CDS encoding protein kinase domain-containing protein: protein MPATLSDRYRLDALIGDGGMGEVWKAHDPVLDRVVAVKVIRSHLAGDLRIRERLRTEAQLAGSLRHPGIVDVFDYGEHVDVDGRTTPYLVMPLVDGTTLSEVLSSRGSLPLGETMKIVAEMASALQTAHGAGIVHRDLKPANVMLTASGRVMILDFGIARSTGGESLTQTGAMVGTADYLSPEQAAGHPATYASDLYALGIVAYTCLTGAPPFRRDTDVGTALAHLHEPVPPLPSELSMADPLIRSLLSKEPTHRPSAGDVAAIAGTMATSLPTTSKSSAEHTRTDLAPLDRDATATIDIVDTKRRRPRKALWIGAAMLALVGVLIGGFAYANRPVKIAVPNVVGMSSVEAASTLGRSDLTVETHETNVAGHKTGEVIKQSVKPGTEVGEDALVSLTVATGLFSIPGDLVGKPYDEVAATLEDLGLTVNKTQKLSQEESDTVLSVEPSTLAKAGDTITVTVSYSFFDFDFNGDDDDKGRDKKHDD, encoded by the coding sequence ATGCCTGCAACGCTCTCGGATCGCTATCGCCTGGATGCCCTCATCGGCGACGGCGGCATGGGCGAGGTGTGGAAGGCCCACGATCCAGTGCTTGATCGCGTCGTTGCCGTCAAAGTCATCCGGTCGCATCTCGCCGGTGATCTGAGGATCCGTGAGCGGCTCCGCACGGAGGCCCAACTCGCTGGCTCTTTGCGCCACCCGGGCATCGTCGACGTCTTCGACTATGGCGAGCACGTCGACGTCGATGGTCGTACGACGCCCTACCTCGTGATGCCGCTGGTCGACGGCACCACACTGTCCGAGGTCTTGTCGTCGCGCGGCTCGCTGCCCCTCGGCGAGACCATGAAGATCGTCGCTGAGATGGCAAGCGCACTCCAGACTGCCCACGGCGCAGGCATCGTGCATCGCGACCTCAAACCGGCCAACGTCATGCTCACCGCGTCTGGCCGAGTGATGATCCTCGACTTCGGCATCGCCCGATCGACAGGTGGCGAGTCGCTGACGCAGACTGGTGCAATGGTCGGCACCGCCGACTATCTGAGCCCGGAGCAAGCTGCGGGTCACCCAGCGACGTACGCCTCAGATCTCTACGCGCTCGGCATCGTTGCGTACACGTGCCTCACTGGCGCTCCCCCGTTCCGCCGCGACACCGACGTCGGTACGGCGCTCGCTCACCTGCACGAGCCAGTACCGCCGCTGCCTTCCGAGCTGTCGATGGCCGACCCGTTGATCAGGTCGCTGCTCTCGAAGGAGCCCACGCATCGGCCGTCCGCAGGTGACGTGGCTGCGATCGCGGGAACCATGGCGACGAGCCTCCCCACGACGAGCAAGAGCAGCGCTGAGCACACTCGTACTGACCTGGCACCTCTCGATCGGGACGCCACCGCGACCATCGACATCGTCGACACCAAGCGCCGTCGCCCACGCAAGGCGCTGTGGATTGGCGCGGCCATGCTCGCGCTGGTCGGCGTACTGATCGGCGGGTTCGCGTACGCGAATCGTCCGGTCAAGATCGCTGTGCCCAATGTCGTCGGTATGTCCAGCGTCGAAGCTGCGTCCACCCTGGGCCGGTCAGACCTCACCGTTGAGACTCACGAGACGAACGTCGCAGGTCACAAGACCGGCGAGGTCATCAAGCAGTCGGTCAAGCCAGGTACGGAAGTTGGCGAGGACGCACTCGTATCGCTGACGGTCGCTACCGGGCTGTTCTCGATCCCTGGCGATCTGGTCGGCAAACCGTACGACGAGGTCGCGGCGACGCTTGAGGACCTCGGACTCACGGTCAACAAGACGCAGAAGCTCTCGCAGGAGGAGTCCGACACGGTCCTCTCGGTTGAGCCTTCAACGCTAGCGAAGGCTGGCGACACCATCACGGTGACGGTTTCGTACTCGTTCTTCGACTTTGACTTCAACGGCGATGACGACGACAAGGGCCGTGACAAGAAGCACGACGACTAG
- a CDS encoding thioredoxin family protein has protein sequence MSTINLTKDSIDEAVSADGITLVDWWASWCGPCMQFGPVYEAASEQHPDVVFAKIDTEAEGELSGAAGISSIPTLMAFRDGILVFSQPGALPAAGLEQVIQAVKGLDMDDVRRQVAEAEAAEAAQSEV, from the coding sequence ATGAGCACCATCAACCTGACCAAAGACAGCATCGACGAGGCCGTCTCCGCCGACGGGATCACGTTGGTCGACTGGTGGGCTTCTTGGTGTGGCCCGTGCATGCAGTTCGGCCCCGTCTACGAAGCGGCGAGCGAGCAACACCCCGATGTTGTCTTCGCGAAGATCGACACCGAAGCTGAGGGTGAACTCTCCGGTGCGGCCGGCATTTCCTCGATCCCCACGCTGATGGCATTCCGCGACGGCATCCTGGTGTTCTCGCAGCCCGGCGCGCTTCCCGCAGCTGGCCTCGAGCAGGTCATCCAGGCGGTCAAGGGACTCGACATGGACGACGTGCGCCGTCAGGTCGCCGAAGCCGAAGCGGCCGAAGCAGCTCAGTCCGAGGTCTAG
- a CDS encoding EAL domain-containing protein, with protein sequence MTESSTEPISGWLPSYDVAVELERALTADELRLAYQPVVNAETGNVSGMEALCRWTSPKIGDVRADVFIGAAEQHGLIRDLGVWVLHKAMVEAEAIRRTVGPLNLAVNISPHQLRDGRFVLDALDSMAAADHDPENLLLEITESSALNDAVDLAPDLEALRSTGVRVALDDFGTGSSNLTLLKQLEVDVLKLDRSFVAGLPDNELDQMLCTWLIDLAHALELTVVGEGVETAAQRDALRDRQCDELQGYLFSPAVSAAEFTPEFVRRINAG encoded by the coding sequence ATGACCGAATCATCGACCGAACCCATTTCAGGCTGGCTCCCGTCCTACGACGTTGCCGTCGAGCTTGAGCGCGCCCTGACTGCGGACGAGTTGCGACTGGCGTATCAACCAGTCGTCAACGCCGAGACGGGCAATGTCAGCGGTATGGAGGCGCTGTGCCGCTGGACGTCCCCCAAGATCGGTGACGTACGAGCGGATGTGTTCATCGGTGCAGCTGAGCAGCACGGTCTGATCCGAGATCTCGGCGTATGGGTCCTTCACAAGGCCATGGTTGAGGCCGAGGCGATCCGCCGAACGGTCGGCCCGCTCAACCTTGCCGTCAACATCTCGCCTCACCAGTTGCGTGATGGCCGATTCGTTCTCGATGCTCTTGACTCGATGGCAGCGGCAGATCACGATCCCGAAAACCTGCTGCTCGAGATCACCGAGAGCTCAGCACTCAATGACGCTGTCGACCTCGCGCCCGACCTGGAGGCGCTGCGAAGCACAGGCGTGCGGGTTGCCCTCGATGACTTCGGTACGGGGAGCTCCAACCTGACGTTGCTCAAGCAGCTCGAAGTTGACGTACTCAAGCTCGATCGAAGCTTCGTCGCGGGACTGCCGGACAACGAGCTTGATCAAATGCTCTGCACCTGGCTGATCGACCTGGCGCATGCGCTCGAGCTGACGGTCGTCGGTGAAGGTGTTGAGACGGCAGCGCAGCGTGACGCATTGCGAGATCGTCAATGCGACGAGCTGCAGGGCTACCTGTTCAGCCCCGCTGTTTCAGCTGCGGAGTTCACGCCGGAGTTCGTACGGCGCATCAACGCTGGCTAG
- a CDS encoding immune inhibitor A domain-containing protein: MKRVTSGLVGLGLAASLGFAYASPSTAQSSPPVSGSDRADKKDELPNPLEDKRRALRETALSGVLNGDLKPVEKDGSTVVKVGKGVSPAEAARRANQKASAYKGSKSGKTRDQYVELSQERADKVFVILVEFGNQRHPDFPDADTDPDTPGPTTFEGPLHNKIPAPDRTKDNTTVWQSDFNQQHFQDLYFKKSAGAESLSTYYKAQSSGRYSVDGQVSDWVKVPYNEARYGREDATTWDLIRDALTSWVEQQHAAGKTDAEIQTAMAEYDKYDRYDFDGDGDFNEPDGYLDHFQIVHAGGDEADGDPQQGEDAIWSHRWYAFLTDAGITGPAQNRLGGTEVGNTGIWVGDYTVQPENGGLSVFVHEYGHDLGLPDAYDTSGGGDNSNEYWTLMAQSRLNAKGEPLGTRPGDIGAWEKLQLGWLDYETLSTHQKKTIEMGPQEYNSAKAQGAVVVLPKKEVTTDNGAPASGSKQFFSGSGDDLANSQTTDVDLTGKTGGVLTAKVRYSIEEDYDFAYIQASTDGGANWTSLDGTLNGDPIGVDTSGRPAIDGEQETWADLNVPLGAYDGQSIKLRFYYKTDGGLALPGLYVDDTKVAAGAETLVEDGAEDGGAAWDLDGFSIVGATTTSEFDNYYVMGHRSYVSYDRYLKTGPYNFGFANTKPDWVEHYKYGHGLLISYWDTSEGDNNTNQHAGTGRNLPIDANPTPIINKATGKPWRARIQMYDAPFSLHKADSMTLHTNGIASYIRGQAAKPLFDDTKKYWFAELPNHGVKLPAAGVKVRVLSEDGTSLKVRFN, translated from the coding sequence GTGAAGCGTGTGACCTCAGGCCTTGTCGGCCTAGGACTCGCGGCCTCGCTTGGATTCGCTTATGCGTCTCCGAGCACTGCCCAGTCCTCACCTCCCGTCTCCGGCAGCGATCGTGCCGACAAGAAGGACGAGTTGCCCAACCCTCTAGAGGACAAGCGCCGCGCATTGCGTGAGACCGCCCTCTCCGGCGTACTCAATGGCGACCTCAAGCCAGTTGAGAAGGACGGCAGCACCGTCGTCAAGGTCGGCAAGGGCGTCAGCCCCGCCGAAGCCGCTCGCCGCGCCAACCAGAAGGCCTCGGCCTACAAGGGTTCGAAGTCAGGCAAGACGCGTGACCAGTACGTCGAGCTGTCGCAGGAACGTGCCGACAAGGTCTTCGTGATCCTCGTCGAGTTCGGCAACCAGCGTCACCCCGACTTCCCGGATGCCGACACTGACCCCGACACGCCTGGTCCGACCACCTTCGAAGGTCCGCTTCACAACAAGATCCCCGCGCCCGACCGCACCAAGGACAACACGACGGTTTGGCAGTCCGACTTCAACCAGCAGCACTTCCAGGACCTCTACTTCAAGAAGTCCGCTGGCGCCGAGTCGCTTTCGACGTACTACAAGGCGCAGTCGTCGGGTCGCTACTCCGTCGACGGCCAGGTCTCTGACTGGGTCAAGGTGCCCTACAACGAGGCCCGTTACGGCCGCGAAGACGCCACGACCTGGGACCTCATCCGGGACGCACTCACGTCATGGGTCGAGCAGCAGCACGCTGCTGGCAAGACCGACGCTGAGATCCAGACAGCGATGGCTGAGTACGACAAGTACGACCGCTACGACTTCGACGGTGACGGCGACTTCAACGAGCCCGACGGCTACCTCGACCACTTCCAGATCGTCCACGCAGGTGGCGACGAGGCTGATGGTGACCCGCAGCAGGGTGAGGACGCCATCTGGTCGCACCGTTGGTACGCCTTCCTGACCGATGCCGGCATCACCGGCCCGGCGCAGAACCGCCTCGGCGGCACTGAAGTCGGCAACACCGGCATCTGGGTCGGCGACTACACAGTCCAGCCCGAGAACGGTGGCCTGTCGGTCTTTGTCCACGAGTACGGTCACGATCTCGGCCTGCCCGACGCGTACGACACGTCAGGTGGCGGCGACAACTCCAACGAGTACTGGACGTTGATGGCGCAGAGCCGACTCAACGCCAAGGGTGAACCTCTCGGCACACGTCCCGGCGACATCGGAGCGTGGGAGAAGCTGCAGCTCGGTTGGCTCGACTACGAGACGCTGAGCACGCATCAGAAGAAGACGATCGAAATGGGTCCGCAGGAGTACAACTCTGCCAAGGCTCAGGGTGCGGTCGTCGTACTGCCAAAGAAGGAAGTCACCACCGACAACGGTGCGCCGGCCTCCGGAAGCAAGCAGTTCTTCTCCGGCAGCGGTGACGATCTCGCCAATTCGCAGACAACTGACGTCGACCTCACCGGCAAGACGGGTGGAGTGCTGACCGCCAAGGTCCGCTATTCGATTGAAGAGGACTACGACTTCGCGTACATCCAGGCCTCCACCGATGGCGGCGCCAACTGGACGTCGCTGGACGGCACGCTCAACGGCGATCCGATCGGTGTGGACACCTCAGGGCGTCCGGCCATCGACGGTGAGCAGGAGACGTGGGCTGACCTCAACGTGCCGCTCGGCGCGTACGACGGCCAGTCCATCAAGTTGCGCTTCTACTACAAGACCGATGGTGGTCTGGCGCTTCCTGGCCTGTACGTCGATGACACCAAGGTCGCGGCTGGTGCCGAGACTCTGGTTGAGGACGGCGCTGAAGATGGCGGAGCTGCGTGGGATCTCGATGGGTTCTCCATCGTCGGTGCCACCACGACGTCTGAGTTCGACAACTACTACGTCATGGGCCACCGCTCATACGTCTCATATGACCGCTACTTGAAGACTGGTCCCTACAACTTCGGCTTCGCCAACACGAAGCCGGACTGGGTCGAGCACTACAAGTACGGCCACGGTCTGTTGATCTCCTACTGGGACACCTCAGAAGGCGACAACAACACCAACCAGCACGCGGGAACGGGCCGCAACTTGCCCATCGACGCAAACCCGACGCCGATCATCAACAAGGCGACGGGCAAGCCGTGGCGCGCACGAATCCAGATGTACGACGCGCCGTTCTCACTGCACAAGGCTGACTCGATGACGCTGCACACCAACGGCATCGCGAGTTACATCAGGGGTCAGGCTGCCAAGCCGCTGTTCGACGACACCAAGAAGTACTGGTTCGCCGAGCTCCCCAACCACGGCGTCAAGCTGCCCGCAGCAGGCGTCAAGGTTCGGGTCCTCTCCGAGGATGGCACCAGCCTGAAGGTCAGGTTCAACTGA
- a CDS encoding APC family permease translates to MSDSLDRRIGLTGSVAIGMSAMIGAGLFVVFPPAIEAAGDGLLLALGLAAIIAACNAFSSAQLASRYPVAGGTYVYGRERLGPFWGYLAGWAFVAGKLASCAAMAFAVGTYVWPEHARTLAVATVVAVIAINLVGVEKSAVVAVVIVSVVVAVVALAVVAMFAGPSAPDTSAGDASAGGVLQAAALLFFAFAGYARLATLGEEVRNPTRTIPRAIATSLALVVALYAVVALSLNHALGAKELADSTRPFVDALDAAGRSGFVPVIQVVAAVAAGGALLSLALGVSRTMFAMARDGHLPRAITLLSGTSRVPRAAELTAGALIIALVLLGDLGTSIAFSSFCVLLYYAIANVAAWTLPSAWTHRAIAAIGFVGCVVLAFNLTMPTIGAGCTVVGIGAVIYVVRAAR, encoded by the coding sequence ATGTCTGACTCGCTCGATCGTCGAATCGGACTCACTGGTTCGGTCGCGATCGGCATGAGCGCCATGATTGGCGCCGGGTTGTTCGTCGTCTTCCCTCCCGCGATCGAAGCGGCAGGAGATGGACTCCTGCTCGCACTCGGCCTGGCCGCGATCATCGCGGCGTGCAACGCCTTCTCGTCCGCGCAGCTGGCGAGCCGCTATCCGGTCGCCGGCGGCACGTACGTCTATGGACGCGAGCGGCTGGGACCGTTCTGGGGCTACCTCGCGGGCTGGGCGTTCGTGGCGGGCAAACTCGCATCCTGCGCGGCCATGGCTTTTGCCGTCGGCACATACGTCTGGCCCGAGCATGCCCGTACGCTCGCCGTCGCGACCGTCGTCGCCGTGATCGCCATCAATCTCGTCGGCGTCGAGAAGTCAGCCGTCGTGGCCGTGGTGATCGTGAGCGTCGTGGTCGCTGTCGTGGCGCTCGCGGTGGTGGCGATGTTCGCCGGACCGAGTGCACCCGACACTTCGGCAGGCGACGCCAGCGCTGGTGGCGTACTCCAGGCTGCAGCTCTCCTGTTCTTCGCGTTCGCGGGCTACGCCCGGCTGGCAACGCTCGGTGAGGAAGTTCGCAACCCCACTCGTACGATCCCCCGCGCCATCGCCACGTCGCTAGCACTGGTCGTGGCGTTGTACGCGGTCGTCGCCCTCTCTCTCAACCACGCGCTCGGTGCCAAGGAACTCGCTGACTCGACACGGCCGTTCGTTGACGCCCTCGACGCTGCCGGGCGAAGCGGCTTCGTACCCGTCATCCAGGTGGTGGCAGCTGTCGCCGCCGGCGGTGCGCTGCTGTCGCTCGCGCTGGGCGTCTCGAGGACGATGTTCGCGATGGCTCGCGACGGGCACTTGCCGCGTGCGATCACGCTGCTCAGCGGCACATCGCGCGTACCGCGGGCTGCAGAGCTCACCGCTGGAGCCTTGATCATCGCGCTGGTGCTTCTCGGCGACCTCGGTACGAGCATCGCGTTCTCGTCGTTCTGTGTGTTGCTTTACTACGCCATTGCCAATGTTGCAGCCTGGACGCTGCCATCGGCTTGGACACACCGCGCAATCGCTGCGATCGGCTTCGTGGGATGCGTCGTACTGGCCTTTAACCTCACAATGCCGACCATCGGTGCAGGCTGCACCGTGGTCGGCATTGGAGCGGTCATCTACGTCGTGCGTGCCGCCCGTTGA
- a CDS encoding exodeoxyribonuclease III → MLRIATVNVNGIRAAYNKNRGQTSGMAEWLVERDADIVTLQEVRAPDEIVHELTAEAGYHVVHTEAAAKGRAGVAVLSRAEPTAVRIGNGDDLFDDSGRWIESDIPLADGSTLTAISAYAHSGEAGTPRQEEKLRFFDQMHIRLEAIRESGNHGLLTGDLNVAHTERDIRNWKGNLKKAGFLPEERAYFDRFFGELGWVDVHRHLAGDVDGPYTWWSMRGQAFDTDTGWRIDYQIATPELAAAARTATVDRAISWAERWSDHAPLVIDYDF, encoded by the coding sequence GTGCTACGAATCGCTACCGTCAACGTCAACGGCATCCGTGCCGCCTACAACAAGAACCGCGGGCAGACGAGCGGGATGGCCGAATGGCTGGTCGAGCGCGACGCCGACATCGTGACTCTGCAAGAAGTACGCGCGCCTGACGAGATCGTTCACGAGCTCACCGCAGAGGCCGGCTACCACGTGGTGCATACCGAAGCGGCCGCCAAGGGACGCGCCGGCGTCGCCGTGCTGAGCCGTGCAGAACCGACCGCCGTACGAATTGGCAACGGCGACGACCTCTTTGATGACTCGGGTCGCTGGATCGAGTCCGATATCCCGCTTGCGGATGGCTCCACGCTGACTGCGATCTCCGCGTACGCGCACTCAGGCGAGGCGGGGACGCCGCGCCAGGAAGAGAAGCTTCGCTTCTTCGACCAGATGCACATACGGCTCGAAGCGATCCGCGAGTCTGGCAACCACGGCCTGCTGACCGGCGACCTCAACGTTGCCCACACCGAGCGCGACATCCGCAACTGGAAGGGCAACCTCAAGAAGGCAGGTTTCCTGCCTGAGGAGCGCGCCTACTTCGACCGGTTCTTTGGCGAGCTCGGCTGGGTCGACGTTCACCGCCACCTCGCTGGCGATGTCGACGGGCCCTACACGTGGTGGTCCATGCGCGGCCAGGCGTTCGACACCGACACAGGTTGGCGCATCGACTACCAAATCGCGACACCTGAGCTCGCAGCCGCAGCGCGTACGGCGACCGTCGACCGGGCGATCAGCTGGGCCGAACGCTGGTCTGACCACGCTCCCCTCGTCATCGACTACGACTTCTGA
- a CDS encoding PQQ-dependent sugar dehydrogenase, translating into MIERRTFLTGIAAVGAASLIGCSSDGEPATPSKTSPTPSATTAEASVNPKVASTIATGLNVPWGIAFLASGAAYVSQRDAGSIVRIDPDGQVTDLGQVQGVDSATSEGGLMGIALDPDDESVLYAYMSTSSDDRLVRLSVNGDKISRPEPLFTGVRSAANHHGGRLLFDDSGHLFLAIGDGAVPEDAQDRNGPNGTILRLDKEGRAARGNPFENEVWSYGHRNIEGLAFDADGRLWASEFGQDTRDELNLIVKGKNYGWPRFEGKSDDPDFVSPKVTWSTEEASPAGLAITRSTAFMAALRGERLWMIPLDGESAGKPKALFTGKYGRIRDVVVAPDESLWVTTSNTDSRGQPASDDDRILRITL; encoded by the coding sequence ATGATCGAACGGCGCACGTTCCTCACCGGCATTGCAGCGGTTGGCGCCGCGTCCTTGATCGGCTGCAGCAGCGACGGCGAGCCGGCGACGCCGTCGAAGACGTCGCCAACTCCCTCCGCCACCACTGCGGAAGCATCCGTGAACCCCAAAGTGGCGTCCACGATCGCCACAGGACTCAACGTCCCGTGGGGCATCGCGTTCCTCGCCAGTGGTGCCGCGTACGTGTCGCAGCGCGACGCCGGATCCATCGTGCGGATCGATCCTGACGGCCAAGTAACCGACCTCGGTCAGGTCCAGGGCGTCGACTCCGCCACCAGCGAGGGCGGCCTGATGGGCATCGCGCTGGATCCCGACGACGAGTCGGTTCTGTACGCGTACATGAGCACCAGCTCCGACGATCGCCTCGTACGACTCAGCGTGAACGGCGACAAGATCAGCCGACCCGAACCGCTGTTCACTGGCGTGCGATCGGCAGCGAACCACCATGGCGGGCGACTTCTGTTCGACGACAGCGGTCATCTCTTCCTGGCGATCGGCGACGGCGCCGTGCCCGAGGACGCTCAGGACCGCAACGGCCCGAACGGCACCATCCTGCGGCTCGACAAAGAGGGGCGCGCGGCGAGAGGCAATCCGTTCGAAAACGAAGTTTGGTCCTACGGGCATCGCAACATTGAAGGCTTGGCGTTCGACGCCGACGGACGACTGTGGGCCTCGGAGTTTGGTCAGGACACTCGCGATGAGCTCAACCTGATCGTGAAGGGCAAGAACTACGGCTGGCCGCGCTTCGAGGGGAAGTCCGACGACCCGGACTTCGTCTCGCCGAAGGTCACCTGGAGCACCGAAGAGGCATCCCCGGCTGGGCTCGCGATCACCCGATCCACCGCGTTCATGGCAGCGCTTCGTGGTGAGCGCCTCTGGATGATCCCGCTCGACGGCGAGTCAGCGGGCAAGCCGAAGGCATTGTTCACCGGCAAATACGGGCGCATCCGCGATGTCGTGGTCGCTCCCGACGAGTCTCTGTGGGTGACCACGAGCAACACCGACAGTCGAGGTCAACCCGCGTCGGATGACGACCGGATCCTCCGAATCACTCTCTGA